A DNA window from Nitrospira sp. contains the following coding sequences:
- a CDS encoding exported protein of unknown function (Evidence 5 : Unknown function; MaGe:77308057) encodes MRGYRWVFLACAMGSLLAVGSGAWAQPSQPDDEITKLAEGVYLYRHHVHEAIFITTPQGVIVTDPINVEAATWLKAKLKTLTDQPVRYVIYSHHHKDHITGGRVFAEQARFVSHAAARDKILQAADPNTPVRISPSLIGCPSSWAGRRSN; translated from the coding sequence ATGCGCGGATATCGATGGGTATTCCTGGCTTGTGCGATGGGAAGTCTGCTGGCTGTAGGGTCGGGGGCGTGGGCGCAACCCTCCCAACCGGACGATGAAATCACCAAACTGGCCGAGGGGGTGTATCTCTATCGGCATCATGTGCATGAAGCCATCTTCATCACGACCCCGCAGGGTGTGATCGTCACCGATCCCATCAATGTCGAGGCGGCGACCTGGCTCAAGGCCAAGCTGAAGACGCTCACGGATCAGCCGGTGCGCTATGTGATTTACAGCCACCATCACAAGGACCATATTACCGGCGGCCGTGTTTTTGCCGAGCAGGCGCGTTTCGTGAGCCATGCGGCGGCGCGCGACAAAATTCTGCAAGCGGCGGATCCGAACACTCCAGTCCGGATCTCACCTTCACTGATCGGATGTCCATCGAGCTGGGCGGGACGCAGGTCGAACTAA
- a CDS encoding Putative Cytochrome P460 (Evidence 3 : Putative function from multiple computational evidences; MaGe:77308062) has translation MYGVHYEECTVCIILGGKIMAKIRLVVALVMCATAQMMTSSYAEEPAPFAPNVVDASTGAIRVPEGYRLWPTLGTWAHANTDNVLETKGPGLHEYHVVYTQPETIAYYRKTGRFPDGAVLVKELLNASTMAMTTGPAVGHATTTKGWFVLVRDTKGRYKDSPLWGEGWGWSFFTADDAVRTASKNFKVDCVGCHVPAKQLAPVGTLEEDKWIYTLGYPVLRKK, from the coding sequence ATGTACGGTGTGCATTATGAAGAATGTACGGTGTGCATCATATTGGGAGGGAAGATCATGGCAAAGATAAGGCTGGTTGTTGCGCTGGTGATGTGTGCGACCGCGCAGATGATGACAAGCTCGTATGCTGAAGAGCCTGCGCCGTTTGCGCCGAATGTCGTGGATGCGTCCACGGGCGCCATTCGTGTGCCCGAGGGCTATCGGTTGTGGCCGACACTGGGGACCTGGGCGCATGCCAATACAGACAACGTCCTGGAGACGAAGGGTCCGGGTCTGCACGAGTATCATGTCGTGTATACACAACCGGAAACCATTGCGTACTATCGGAAAACCGGACGGTTCCCCGACGGTGCGGTGCTGGTAAAAGAGCTGCTCAATGCAAGCACGATGGCGATGACCACAGGCCCGGCGGTCGGCCATGCGACGACGACCAAGGGGTGGTTTGTGCTTGTGCGCGATACCAAGGGGCGCTACAAGGATTCCCCGCTGTGGGGAGAGGGGTGGGGATGGTCGTTCTTTACGGCGGATGATGCTGTGCGGACGGCGTCGAAGAATTTCAAAGTCGATTGCGTAGGGTGTCATGTGCCTGCCAAGCAATTGGCTCCTGTCGGTACCCTCGAAGAGGACAAATGGATTTACACATTGGGCTATCCGGTCTTACGGAAAAAATAG
- a CDS encoding NADH dehydrogenase (MaGe:77308055) has translation MPINSAQSPRVVIVGGGFGGLYAAKALSNEAVDVTLLDRKNHHTFQPLLYQVALGVLSPGEVASSLRQTLRPARNLRPLLGEVVGIDVAARLVHLSDGAAVAYDYLILAAGARHAYFGHDEWERHAPGLKTIEDAVEIRSRLLLAFERAERQAHLSGRREPLSFAIIGGGPTGVELAGAIADLARLALAKDFNAIDPKQARIRLFEGAPRILGAFSEDSSRKAARQLEQLGVEVCTESLVQTVEPGRIKVRDAWIATDVTIWASGVAPSPLAKALGVAMDRSGRVLVEQDLSVPGHRNVFVIGDMAALVDANGKPVPGLAAAALQEGQHAARNILRDLQGRPRESFCYKDQGSMATIGHHRAVAEFGRWHLSGIPAWLLWSIVHVFLLIGFRSRVTVMLQWIWAYVTRKGSSPLITDLQQTEAAQRAK, from the coding sequence ATGCCGATCAACAGTGCGCAGAGTCCGAGAGTCGTGATCGTCGGCGGGGGATTCGGCGGTCTCTATGCGGCCAAGGCGCTGTCGAATGAGGCCGTGGACGTCACTCTGCTCGACCGGAAAAATCACCATACCTTCCAACCGTTGCTCTATCAGGTGGCGCTGGGCGTGCTCTCTCCCGGCGAGGTCGCCTCGTCCCTCCGCCAAACCCTGCGGCCAGCGCGCAACTTGCGCCCATTGTTAGGCGAGGTCGTGGGGATCGATGTCGCGGCTCGCTTGGTGCACCTGAGCGACGGCGCGGCGGTTGCGTACGACTATCTCATTCTTGCCGCCGGCGCTCGCCATGCCTATTTCGGGCATGACGAGTGGGAGCGCCATGCGCCGGGCCTGAAGACCATCGAAGACGCGGTTGAAATCCGCAGCCGCTTGCTGCTCGCATTCGAGCGGGCCGAGCGTCAGGCGCATCTCAGCGGGCGCCGGGAGCCGTTGAGCTTTGCCATCATCGGTGGAGGGCCGACCGGTGTGGAGCTGGCCGGCGCCATCGCCGATCTCGCCCGGCTGGCTCTCGCCAAGGACTTCAACGCGATCGATCCCAAGCAGGCGCGCATCCGGCTGTTTGAGGGCGCTCCCCGCATTCTCGGCGCGTTTTCAGAAGACTCTTCACGCAAGGCGGCCAGGCAGTTGGAGCAGCTGGGCGTCGAGGTCTGCACCGAGAGTCTGGTGCAGACTGTTGAACCGGGCCGGATCAAGGTGCGGGATGCATGGATTGCCACCGACGTGACGATCTGGGCAAGCGGGGTAGCGCCTTCTCCGCTCGCGAAGGCGCTGGGGGTGGCGATGGACCGTTCGGGGCGGGTGCTCGTCGAACAGGATCTCAGCGTGCCGGGCCATCGCAACGTGTTTGTGATCGGCGATATGGCGGCGCTCGTCGATGCGAACGGCAAGCCGGTGCCTGGCTTGGCGGCCGCAGCCTTGCAGGAAGGGCAGCATGCCGCGCGCAATATTCTGCGCGACCTACAGGGGCGGCCGCGCGAATCGTTTTGCTATAAAGATCAGGGCAGCATGGCGACGATCGGGCACCATCGCGCGGTGGCGGAGTTTGGGCGATGGCACCTGTCCGGCATCCCGGCCTGGCTGCTCTGGTCGATCGTGCATGTTTTTCTGTTAATCGGGTTTCGGAGCCGGGTCACGGTGATGTTGCAGTGGATCTGGGCCTATGTCACGCGCAAGGGCAGCAGCCCTCTCATTACAGACCTGCAACAAACGGAGGCGGCGCAGCGTGCGAAGTAA
- a CDS encoding hypothetical protein (Evidence 5 : Unknown function; MaGe:77308056): MSIELGGTQVELIYTGKNHSDNSLVVLLPQHKILFAVDFIPVETLAYRTLFDSYPDEWIESLKRVEQLDFETLVPGHGKIGTKAHVGLFREYLEDLVAAVRDQLRKGATMEEATQRVRLPKYRQWQQYAEWLPENVEGLYRYLSESRP; the protein is encoded by the coding sequence ATGTCCATCGAGCTGGGCGGGACGCAGGTCGAACTAATTTACACGGGAAAGAACCATTCGGATAACAGCCTGGTGGTGCTCCTGCCGCAACACAAGATACTGTTCGCGGTGGACTTTATTCCAGTGGAGACGCTGGCCTACCGGACCTTGTTCGACTCCTATCCCGACGAGTGGATCGAGTCTCTCAAGCGAGTCGAACAATTGGACTTTGAAACCCTGGTGCCCGGCCACGGCAAGATCGGCACGAAGGCGCACGTCGGACTCTTTCGCGAGTATCTGGAAGATCTTGTGGCTGCCGTACGTGACCAACTGCGGAAGGGGGCGACCATGGAGGAAGCGACGCAGCGCGTGCGGCTCCCGAAATATCGACAGTGGCAGCAGTACGCGGAATGGCTTCCTGAGAATGTTGAAGGTCTGTATCGGTATCTCTCCGAATCACGACCGTAG
- a CDS encoding Formate hydrogenlyase transcriptional activator (MaGe:77308054), with amino-acid sequence MIESSPAQTDPHSLERYRALLRVAEAIASHSDLAAFGEDLARLLPSVVPVNFVGLSLYDPQRQIMRLHVLQANVPADIVGGHENPPTETPSGFVWSSQQPLLLSDLAEESRWPRVIGLMREDGVQSCCFVPLTSAARRLGALNFSSQEKDAYGPEDVELMQQIGRQVAVAVENVLNREAAEASRRDVERQRDRFGLLLRMTNTMAATLDLHEVFRAVSLCLREMVPQEYASLILYDEKTDSVRLYALDFPDNHGELAEDAVSNVAGSLAGLALKRQRPAVVNTRQELKAFSHAVTQLLAGKGFCAMCSLPLLSRDRVIGCLNLASRQEHAFAEQDVDFLSQVAGQITLAVENALAYREITALKDRLAEEKQYLEEEIRLEHGFADIIGDSRALKQILAQVKIVAPTQATVLIQGETGTGKELIARAIHRLSDRNERTFVKLNCAAIPTGLLESELFGHERGAFTGAIAQKVGRFELAHGGTIFLDEVGEIPLELQSKLLRVLQEQEFERLGSTRTTRVDIRLIAATNRDLAKLVEDHAFRSDLYYRLNVFPVTLPPLRERREDIPVLVRYFTQHYAARMKKPIESIPRPTLEALSRYHWPGNIRELENIVERAVILTQGRQLQVSLQELKMVESLSAQPAIATLHDAEREQILAVLRDTKWVIGGPQGAAAKLRLKRTTLTSKIKKLGISRPRE; translated from the coding sequence ATGATTGAGTCATCGCCCGCACAGACGGACCCGCATAGTCTCGAACGGTATCGCGCGCTGTTGCGCGTGGCGGAGGCGATTGCCAGCCACTCCGATCTAGCGGCGTTCGGGGAGGACCTCGCGCGGTTGCTGCCGTCTGTGGTGCCGGTCAATTTTGTCGGGCTGTCGTTGTACGATCCTCAGCGCCAGATCATGCGCCTCCATGTATTGCAGGCCAATGTGCCGGCGGACATCGTGGGCGGTCATGAAAATCCTCCGACCGAAACCCCTTCAGGGTTTGTCTGGAGCTCTCAGCAGCCGCTGTTGCTCAGCGATCTGGCGGAGGAATCGCGCTGGCCGAGGGTCATCGGTCTGATGCGAGAGGACGGGGTGCAGTCCTGCTGTTTTGTGCCGCTGACCTCTGCGGCCCGGCGGCTGGGCGCGTTGAATTTTTCGAGTCAGGAAAAGGATGCGTACGGTCCCGAGGATGTGGAGTTGATGCAGCAAATCGGACGGCAGGTGGCTGTCGCGGTGGAAAATGTATTGAACCGCGAAGCCGCGGAGGCGTCCCGGCGCGATGTGGAACGGCAGCGCGATCGCTTCGGTCTGTTATTGCGCATGACCAACACAATGGCGGCCACGTTGGACTTGCACGAAGTATTTAGGGCGGTGAGCCTCTGTCTGCGCGAGATGGTGCCGCAAGAGTATGCCAGCCTGATTTTGTACGACGAAAAAACCGACAGCGTTCGTCTCTACGCGCTAGATTTCCCAGATAACCATGGCGAGTTGGCCGAAGATGCGGTGTCGAATGTCGCGGGCTCCCTGGCCGGCTTGGCGTTGAAGCGACAGCGCCCCGCCGTGGTCAATACCCGGCAGGAACTGAAGGCGTTTTCGCATGCCGTGACTCAGCTTCTGGCAGGGAAAGGGTTCTGTGCCATGTGTTCGCTGCCGTTGCTGTCGCGCGATCGCGTGATCGGCTGCCTGAATCTAGCCAGCCGCCAGGAGCACGCGTTCGCCGAACAGGACGTCGACTTCCTGAGCCAGGTGGCCGGGCAGATTACGCTGGCGGTGGAGAATGCCCTGGCCTATCGAGAGATCACCGCACTCAAGGATCGACTGGCCGAAGAGAAGCAATACCTCGAAGAAGAAATCCGCCTGGAACATGGGTTCGCCGATATTATCGGCGACAGCCGGGCGCTCAAGCAGATCCTTGCGCAAGTCAAAATTGTGGCGCCGACTCAGGCGACGGTGTTGATCCAGGGCGAAACCGGCACAGGGAAGGAGCTGATCGCCAGGGCGATTCACCGGCTCAGCGACCGGAACGAGCGGACCTTTGTGAAGCTCAACTGTGCCGCGATTCCCACCGGCCTGCTGGAAAGCGAGTTGTTCGGACATGAGCGGGGCGCGTTCACCGGGGCGATCGCACAGAAAGTCGGCCGGTTCGAATTAGCCCATGGCGGCACGATCTTTCTCGATGAGGTCGGGGAAATTCCGCTGGAGCTGCAGTCCAAGCTGCTGCGCGTGCTGCAGGAACAGGAGTTCGAGCGGCTTGGGAGCACGCGCACGACGCGCGTGGATATCCGGCTCATTGCCGCCACGAACCGGGATCTGGCCAAGCTGGTGGAGGACCATGCGTTCCGAAGCGATTTGTATTACCGGCTGAATGTCTTTCCGGTCACCTTGCCGCCGCTGCGCGAGCGGCGCGAGGACATCCCGGTGCTTGTGCGGTACTTTACGCAGCACTATGCCGCGCGCATGAAGAAGCCCATCGAGTCGATTCCCCGGCCGACGCTGGAAGCGCTATCCCGCTATCACTGGCCGGGCAACATCCGGGAATTGGAGAATATCGTCGAGCGCGCGGTGATTCTGACTCAGGGGAGGCAGCTCCAGGTGTCGCTCCAAGAACTCAAGATGGTTGAATCATTGTCGGCCCAGCCGGCCATCGCTACGTTGCACGACGCCGAGCGCGAGCAGATTCTCGCTGTCTTGCGCGATACGAAGTGGGTCATCGGCGGTCCGCAGGGCGCCGCGGCCAAGCTGCGCCTCAAGCGCACGACCCTCACATCGAAAATAAAGAAGCTCGGTATCTCCCGTCCTCGAGAGTGA
- a CDS encoding Alpha/beta hydrolase (MaGe:77308060) translates to MKSVALFIQEGVSAMADKPNIVLVHGAWGDGSHWRQVIPLLHDRGFKVVAVQNPLTSLADDIDRTSKLVAAQDGPTLLVGHSYGGAVITGAGHVPNVVGLVYIAAFAPDEGDSLGSIFSRREQPSGGRSIRSDKDGFLWIAQETFRESFGQDLDERDALVMAVSQKPIAGRCFEDRSGAPAWKSKPSWYQVSKNDRMIPPETQVWMAERIKPKKTVTLDASHASLASRPSEVTALIVEASGFVA, encoded by the coding sequence ATGAAGAGCGTGGCGTTGTTCATTCAGGAAGGAGTGTCTGCGATGGCGGATAAACCGAATATTGTATTGGTGCACGGGGCTTGGGGCGACGGCTCGCATTGGCGCCAGGTCATTCCACTGCTGCATGATCGAGGATTTAAGGTCGTAGCGGTGCAGAATCCTTTGACCTCGCTGGCGGACGACATCGACCGCACGAGCAAGCTGGTTGCCGCGCAGGACGGCCCCACGTTGTTGGTGGGCCATTCATACGGCGGCGCGGTGATTACCGGCGCCGGCCATGTGCCGAACGTGGTCGGCCTGGTGTACATCGCGGCCTTTGCGCCGGATGAAGGGGATAGCTTGGGCAGTATTTTTTCGAGGCGTGAACAGCCGTCCGGCGGACGCAGCATTCGGTCAGACAAAGACGGGTTCTTGTGGATCGCGCAAGAAACGTTTCGGGAAAGCTTCGGGCAAGACCTCGACGAGAGGGACGCGCTGGTGATGGCGGTGTCTCAAAAACCGATTGCCGGACGCTGTTTTGAGGATCGATCGGGCGCGCCAGCGTGGAAGAGCAAGCCCAGCTGGTATCAAGTGTCCAAGAACGATCGCATGATTCCGCCGGAGACCCAAGTCTGGATGGCCGAGCGCATCAAGCCCAAAAAGACGGTGACCTTGGATGCTAGTCATGCGTCGTTGGCGTCGCGTCCCAGCGAGGTTACGGCGCTGATTGTAGAAGCCTCGGGATTTGTTGCCTAA
- a CDS encoding Dicarboxylate/amino acid:cation symporter (MaGe:77308061), with product MADHTSAQSTTAKPRAGLAAKWHGLPLYARIVIGVLLGVLTGLLLGSQAAILAVPGKLVLRLLGALAPPLILAAIVHTFMTTHLAGPLAARLVWLLLLNTLVAVTVGLAVANIIQPGQGARLTPSPSTAETLHEANPLLAFFENVPKSLLGPLGDDGKVIGVIFVAVAFGMALRHERHRPLDTVEHIVELFLESLMKILHWIIALVPLAVFGIVASIVGTEGFAQFQALGIFVLSVLLALAIQAAYYLLRIRAGSWVRPGDVLRGGRDALVMAFSTASSTATMPLTYVALKDRVGLREQSARMGALVGANFNNDGTALYEAMAALFIAQMIGMDLSGPQQLMVVLTSVVASVGAAGIPEAGLVTMTMVFTAVGLPIDYIPVLLTVDWFLDRCRTAINVMGDMNVSCLLDGKQKQEA from the coding sequence GTGGCTGACCACACCTCGGCTCAATCGACAACCGCCAAACCTCGCGCAGGGCTGGCCGCGAAGTGGCACGGCCTTCCCTTGTATGCCCGCATCGTAATCGGCGTGCTCTTAGGTGTGCTGACAGGGCTGTTGCTGGGAAGTCAGGCGGCGATCCTTGCCGTTCCAGGGAAGCTGGTGTTGCGCCTGTTGGGCGCGCTCGCGCCGCCGCTGATCCTGGCGGCGATCGTGCATACGTTCATGACCACACATCTCGCCGGTCCGCTTGCGGCGCGGCTCGTATGGCTGTTGCTGCTCAATACGTTGGTTGCCGTTACGGTAGGGCTCGCTGTCGCCAACATCATCCAACCGGGACAAGGCGCGAGGTTGACGCCGTCGCCATCGACCGCCGAGACTCTGCACGAGGCAAATCCGCTCCTCGCCTTTTTCGAGAATGTGCCTAAAAGCCTGCTTGGGCCGCTGGGCGACGATGGCAAGGTCATTGGCGTCATCTTCGTCGCGGTGGCATTCGGCATGGCGCTACGTCATGAACGTCATCGTCCTCTCGATACGGTCGAACACATCGTCGAACTCTTTCTGGAATCCTTGATGAAGATTCTGCATTGGATCATTGCCCTGGTGCCGTTGGCCGTCTTCGGAATCGTGGCCAGCATCGTGGGAACGGAGGGCTTCGCGCAATTCCAGGCGCTGGGAATCTTTGTGCTGAGCGTGCTGCTCGCGCTCGCGATCCAGGCGGCCTATTACCTCCTGCGCATCCGCGCCGGATCCTGGGTGCGTCCGGGCGACGTGCTTCGTGGAGGACGGGACGCGCTGGTCATGGCATTCTCCACGGCCAGCTCAACGGCCACGATGCCGCTGACATATGTCGCGCTGAAAGATCGCGTCGGCTTGCGCGAACAATCCGCGAGAATGGGGGCGCTGGTCGGCGCGAATTTCAACAACGACGGCACCGCCCTGTACGAAGCCATGGCGGCGTTGTTTATTGCCCAAATGATCGGAATGGATCTCAGCGGGCCTCAGCAATTGATGGTGGTCCTGACCAGCGTCGTCGCTTCAGTCGGCGCCGCCGGAATTCCAGAGGCCGGTCTCGTCACCATGACCATGGTCTTCACGGCCGTGGGGCTGCCCATCGACTACATCCCTGTCCTGCTGACGGTGGATTGGTTTCTCGACCGCTGCCGGACGGCCATCAATGTCATGGGCGACATGAATGTCAGCTGCCTCTTGGACGGGAAACAGAAGCAAGAAGCCTAG
- a CDS encoding Dyp-type peroxidase (MaGe:77308059): MTINASQPSILAAPPPVGRSLTFQLMPDADPCSALTRLRDGFALDWGVIGIGEPVVRALGQTMEGLRVFPALAGPACSVPSTQQGLWCFLRGQDRGTLFDLTERVSTMLHGAFVLDDALDTFVYAGGRDLSGYEDGTENPRDEAAREAAIVSAGQALAGSSFVAVQRWEHDLNRFRSFAPDRRDAIIGRRADTNAEIEDAPVSAHVKRSAQESYDPEAFMVRRSMPWAAAHRQGLEFIAYGESLDRFERVLRRMTGLDDGIVDGLFMFSRPVTGSYYWCPPVSGQRLNLSRLGI, from the coding sequence ATGACGATCAACGCTTCTCAGCCGAGTATTCTTGCCGCTCCGCCGCCGGTTGGGCGGTCGCTCACGTTTCAGCTGATGCCGGATGCCGATCCATGTTCCGCGCTGACGCGATTGCGGGATGGGTTTGCGCTCGATTGGGGCGTCATCGGCATCGGTGAGCCGGTCGTTCGCGCGCTCGGACAAACGATGGAAGGCCTTCGGGTGTTTCCAGCTCTTGCCGGGCCTGCGTGCAGCGTTCCCTCAACCCAGCAGGGGCTGTGGTGTTTTCTGCGAGGGCAGGATCGCGGCACGCTGTTCGATCTCACGGAGCGGGTCAGCACGATGCTCCATGGAGCATTTGTCCTGGACGATGCGCTGGATACCTTTGTCTATGCCGGCGGCCGGGACCTCAGTGGGTATGAAGACGGCACGGAAAATCCTCGCGACGAGGCGGCGCGCGAGGCCGCCATTGTCTCCGCCGGGCAGGCGTTGGCGGGATCGAGCTTTGTCGCCGTTCAACGATGGGAGCATGACTTGAACCGTTTTCGGTCGTTTGCGCCGGATCGGCGCGATGCGATCATCGGCCGGCGCGCCGATACGAATGCGGAGATTGAGGACGCGCCGGTCTCCGCGCACGTGAAGCGCAGCGCACAAGAGAGCTACGACCCCGAAGCGTTTATGGTGCGGCGTTCCATGCCCTGGGCGGCCGCGCATCGGCAGGGGTTGGAGTTCATCGCCTATGGAGAATCGCTCGATCGGTTTGAGCGTGTATTGCGCCGCATGACGGGGCTCGATGACGGCATCGTTGACGGGCTATTTATGTTTTCCAGACCGGTGACTGGCAGTTATTACTGGTGCCCGCCGGTCAGCGGACAGCGGCTCAATCTGTCTCGTCTCGGCATTTGA
- a CDS encoding hypothetical protein (Evidence 4 : Unknown function but conserved in other organisms; MaGe:77308063): MNDSDDARSRFLASVSKLRLVSLRSFTHRKVVYASFLPGKTYVVRSGYVRLLGIGEGGTQFTRMLLGKGAIFGDLPFAPAMSMKEDSAMTSGAASIFEFRRQELEAAVRRDGVFCETLLEVYSKQLSILDRRVQWQFTVPLRRRVAMILLDLMEFGRSPCPHHGGFLMDIRMTHEELAELVGAARQVVTAILNDLRADGILSYTRAYLCVCSPVALTQVVQSKEKE, from the coding sequence GTGAACGATTCTGACGATGCGCGATCCAGGTTCTTGGCTTCAGTGAGCAAGCTTCGGCTGGTCTCCCTTCGAAGCTTCACCCATCGAAAGGTTGTCTATGCCTCATTCCTGCCAGGGAAAACGTATGTCGTTCGCAGCGGGTATGTACGGCTCCTGGGCATAGGGGAAGGCGGAACGCAGTTCACTAGAATGCTGCTGGGGAAAGGCGCAATTTTCGGCGATTTGCCGTTCGCCCCTGCGATGAGCATGAAAGAGGATTCCGCCATGACCAGCGGGGCCGCATCGATTTTCGAGTTTCGCCGGCAAGAGCTAGAGGCGGCGGTGCGCCGCGATGGCGTCTTCTGTGAAACGCTGTTGGAAGTGTACAGCAAGCAACTCAGTATTCTCGACCGGCGGGTTCAGTGGCAGTTCACGGTCCCGCTCCGCCGCCGAGTGGCGATGATCCTTTTGGACTTGATGGAGTTCGGGCGATCGCCCTGTCCGCATCACGGGGGATTTCTCATGGATATCCGCATGACCCATGAAGAACTGGCTGAGCTTGTGGGAGCGGCCCGCCAGGTTGTGACGGCGATTTTGAACGATCTCCGCGCGGACGGCATCCTGTCCTATACGCGAGCGTATCTCTGCGTGTGCAGTCCGGTCGCCCTCACCCAGGTCGTTCAATCCAAAGAAAAAGAGTGA
- a CDS encoding hypothetical protein (Evidence 5 : Unknown function; MaGe:77308064) codes for MKLRRETSRSLLTEAKNLDRASSESFTVNSLGGPTCTTGQRLQTLRISREKEQGIDAYAKGLLYRKKLGETPTPDFFLRCPTPPRE; via the coding sequence GTGAAGCTTCGAAGGGAGACCAGCCGAAGCTTGCTCACTGAAGCCAAGAACCTGGATCGCGCATCGTCAGAATCGTTCACGGTCAACTCCCTTGGTGGTCCAACCTGCACGACTGGACAGAGACTACAGACTTTACGTATCTCGCGCGAAAAAGAACAGGGTATCGACGCCTATGCGAAGGGCCTCCTGTACAGAAAGAAGTTGGGAGAGACACCGACACCCGATTTCTTTCTACGATGTCCGACACCGCCGCGCGAATGA
- a CDS encoding hypothetical protein (Evidence 5 : Unknown function; MaGe:77308058): MNRTAARTLCAFTVVGLLAGCVGESKVVETRHTQMEQSHLDNFDDLDFNVYSHQKWDELGRSHAKNIVVHYPDGSTTTGLEPHIAALKPMFVFAPDHKITEHPIRIASGNWTAVMGTMVGTFTQPMPIGGGKTIAPTGKAFTLNMVTIGRWEGTTMAEEWLFWDNQTFMKQLGLAP, encoded by the coding sequence ATGAACAGGACAGCCGCGAGGACGTTGTGCGCGTTTACGGTCGTGGGTCTGTTGGCCGGATGTGTCGGCGAATCCAAAGTCGTCGAGACTCGCCATACTCAGATGGAGCAGAGCCATCTTGATAATTTCGACGACCTCGATTTCAACGTCTATAGCCATCAGAAATGGGATGAGCTGGGACGCAGCCACGCGAAGAATATCGTCGTCCACTATCCGGACGGAAGCACGACCACAGGACTTGAGCCGCATATCGCGGCGCTCAAGCCGATGTTTGTCTTTGCCCCGGATCACAAAATCACGGAGCACCCGATTCGTATCGCATCGGGCAACTGGACGGCGGTCATGGGCACGATGGTCGGCACCTTCACCCAGCCGATGCCGATCGGTGGGGGGAAGACAATTGCGCCGACCGGGAAAGCGTTTACGTTGAACATGGTGACGATTGGACGGTGGGAAGGCACGACCATGGCCGAGGAGTGGTTGTTCTGGGACAATCAGACATTTATGAAGCAACTTGGACTTGCTCCCTGA